One genomic region from Dehalobacter restrictus DSM 9455 encodes:
- the remB gene encoding extracellular matrix regulator RemB, with the protein MFLHIGNNIMVRKDKVILILDLDTAGSNQISRSLLNKMMKKGNVQNITEKGKEKSFVMTDSEYYLSPISSSTLMKRSQSGSIL; encoded by the coding sequence ATGTTTCTGCACATCGGTAATAATATTATGGTGAGAAAAGACAAAGTCATTCTGATCCTTGATTTGGATACAGCAGGAAGCAACCAGATTTCCCGCAGTTTGTTGAATAAAATGATGAAAAAGGGAAACGTACAGAATATTACTGAAAAAGGAAAAGAAAAGTCCTTTGTGATGACGGATTCGGAATATTATCTGTCTCCGATTTCTTCGTCAACGTTAATGAAAAGATCACAAAGCGGAAGTATTCTTTAG
- the gyrB gene encoding DNA topoisomerase (ATP-hydrolyzing) subunit B: protein MQNESELANQINPGSDYNAGQIEVLEGLEAVRKRPGMYIGSTSSRGLHHLVYEIVDNSIDEAMAGYCDEIEVIIHQGESITVQDNGRGIPVDMHAKMQKPAVEVALTVLHAGGKFNNEAYKVSGGLHGVGMSVVNALSVNLRVEIKKDGKKYSQEYSRGKTLTELKEIGTYQGRSGTMITFQPDPEIFEDIVYDYEVLAHRLKELSFLNKNVMITLIDERSEAKDVYNHNNGLIDFVEYLNKNKDPIHQKAIVFETEKDNTKVEIALQYNESYTETLFSYANNINTTEGGTHEAGFKAALTRVVNDYARKNNILKGNENNLSGEDVREGLTAIISVKIMEPQFEGQTKTKLGNSEVRSIVDSVVGEGLTTFFEENPAVAKKIVEKGLQATRARLAARKARDLTRRKSALESTSLPGKLADCTWKDPRYCEMYIVEGDSAGGSAKQGRNQKFQAILPLRGKILNVEKARLDRILGNMEIRAMITALGTGISEDFDIEKARYHKVVIMTDADVDGAHIRILLLTFFYRFMKPLIENHYVYIAQPPLFKIKNGKQIQYAYSDKELSKVMETVGREKTEIQRYKGLGEMNPEQLWETTMDPESRTMFQVEMEDAMKADELFTMLMGDKVEPRKEFIQKHARDVRNLDI from the coding sequence TTGCAAAATGAATCGGAATTAGCAAATCAAATAAATCCCGGATCTGATTATAATGCCGGCCAGATAGAAGTACTCGAAGGATTAGAAGCTGTTCGGAAACGCCCCGGTATGTACATCGGTTCCACCAGCAGCCGTGGTTTGCACCATCTGGTTTATGAGATCGTTGACAATAGCATCGATGAGGCTATGGCTGGTTACTGCGATGAAATAGAAGTTATTATTCATCAGGGAGAGAGTATTACTGTTCAAGATAATGGCCGCGGCATACCGGTTGATATGCATGCAAAGATGCAAAAGCCGGCAGTGGAAGTTGCCTTGACAGTATTGCATGCCGGCGGAAAATTTAATAACGAGGCTTATAAGGTTTCTGGTGGCCTGCACGGGGTCGGCATGAGCGTTGTTAATGCGCTTTCCGTTAATTTGCGTGTCGAGATCAAAAAAGATGGGAAAAAGTACAGCCAGGAATATTCCCGCGGCAAAACACTGACGGAACTTAAGGAAATAGGTACGTACCAAGGAAGATCCGGGACAATGATTACTTTCCAGCCTGATCCGGAAATCTTTGAAGATATCGTTTATGACTATGAAGTTCTGGCGCATCGTTTGAAGGAGCTTTCATTTCTGAATAAAAATGTCATGATTACTCTGATTGACGAGCGGAGCGAGGCCAAAGATGTCTATAATCACAATAATGGGCTGATTGATTTTGTAGAATATTTAAATAAAAATAAAGATCCGATTCATCAGAAAGCGATTGTATTTGAGACGGAGAAAGATAATACAAAGGTTGAGATCGCCCTTCAGTATAACGAAAGTTATACCGAAACCTTATTTTCGTATGCTAATAATATCAATACCACAGAAGGCGGGACGCACGAAGCGGGATTTAAAGCGGCCCTGACCAGAGTTGTTAATGACTACGCGCGTAAAAACAATATTTTAAAAGGCAATGAGAATAACTTAAGCGGTGAGGATGTCAGAGAAGGCCTTACAGCCATTATTTCGGTTAAGATCATGGAACCTCAGTTTGAAGGACAGACAAAGACCAAGCTGGGTAACAGTGAAGTTAGATCCATTGTCGACAGCGTGGTTGGCGAAGGTTTAACGACCTTTTTTGAAGAAAATCCAGCCGTTGCCAAGAAGATTGTTGAAAAAGGCTTGCAGGCTACCCGGGCAAGGCTTGCCGCCCGTAAGGCCAGAGATCTTACCCGCAGAAAAAGTGCATTGGAAAGTACTTCTTTGCCGGGTAAACTGGCCGACTGCACCTGGAAAGATCCAAGGTACTGTGAAATGTACATTGTCGAAGGAGACAGCGCCGGCGGCTCAGCCAAACAAGGCAGGAATCAGAAATTTCAAGCGATTCTGCCGTTGCGCGGTAAAATTTTAAACGTCGAAAAAGCCCGATTGGACAGGATTCTGGGAAATATGGAAATAAGAGCAATGATCACAGCGCTTGGAACCGGCATATCTGAAGATTTTGATATTGAAAAAGCCCGCTATCATAAAGTTGTGATTATGACAGATGCCGATGTCGATGGCGCACATATCCGGATTCTCTTGTTGACATTTTTCTACAGGTTTATGAAACCGCTGATTGAAAATCATTATGTTTATATTGCGCAGCCACCGCTTTTTAAGATTAAAAACGGTAAACAAATTCAATATGCTTATAGTGATAAAGAATTGAGTAAGGTTATGGAAACTGTCGGCAGAGAAAAGACAGAAATCCAACGCTATAAAGGTCTTGGTGAAATGAATCCCGAACAGCTTTGGGAGACAACCATGGATCCTGAATCGCGGACCATGTTCCAGGTCGAAATGGAAGATGCCATGAAAGCGGATGAATTGTTCACGATGCTGATGGGCGATAAAGTGGAGCCCCGTAAGGAATTTATTCAAAAACATGCCAGGGATGTACGAAATCTGGATATTTAA